The genomic region TCGGCCGTGACGTGACCGACCGGGCCGTCCGTCGTGAACTGGCGCGCCAGAACGAGCGCCTCGAACGGTTCGCCAGCATCGTGAGCCACGACCTCCGGAACCCGCTGACGGTCGCGAACCTCAACCTCGACCTGGGCCGGGACACCGGTGACGACGAGTACTTCGAGAAGGTCGAACGGGCGCTCGACCGGATGAACACCCTCATCGAGGACGTGCTCGCGCTCGCCCGGAAGGGACAGGTCGTCGGCGAGTTCGAGCCGGTCTCGCTCCGGACCGCCGCCGAGACGGCCTGGTCGAACGTCGGGACGAACGATGCGACCCTCGACATCGCCGACCAGACGATGATACTCATGGCCGACGACTCGCGGCTCCACGACCTGCTGATGAACCTGTTCCGGAACTCCATCGAGCACGGGGGCGAGGACGTGACGGTGACCATCGGCCCGATCGACGGGACCGGCTTCTACGTCGAGGACGACGGGGATGGTATCTCCGACAAGGAGAAAGAGAAGGTGTTCGAGTACGGCTACACCACCTCCGAGGAAGGCACCGGGTTCGGGCTGGCCATCGTCCGGTCCATCGCGGAGGCCCACGGCTGGACCGTCGAACTCGTCGACAGCGCCGACGCTGGCGTCCGGTTCGAGGTGACCAACGTTGAGTTCGCGGAGCCAGCGGACCTCGGGGCGACCGAGGACGACGACGCGGCCGATTCCGACGACAGCGAGGAGTAAGGCCGGGCGAGTTAGCCCCTCGATTTTTCCCGTCGCCGCCGCGACACCCGGACGTGTCACAGAGCGACGGGAGTGAGGCGCGCGAGGACGACCAGCCCAGCGACAAGCTTCGCCGTCGGGCCGACGAGAGCAGCCTGAAACTCCGGCTATTGATGGACGCCGACCGGCTGGTCGTCACGGCCGGGCTCGTCGGCTTCGTCTTCCTCGCCATCCTGCTCGTCGGCATCGTCCATCCGACCGACGCTGCCACGCTCCTGGCCGACGGCGACCCCGTCGAGACGCTGTTCCAGGCGTTCGTCACCGCCATCATCACCGGCGTGACGCTCGTGCTGACGCTCAACCAGCTCGTGCTCTCGCAGGAGCTCGGGGCCGTCGGGGACCAGCGCGACCGGATGGAGGGCGCGATGACGTTCCGCGAGGACGTGCGCGAGGTGGTCGAGACCGCGGTCACCCCCGCCGAGCCGTCGGCGCTCCTCCGGGCACTGGTCCTGACCTCGCGCGACCGCGCCGAGTCGCTCCGGGAGGCCACCGCCGACACCGACGACGAGACGCTCCGCGAGCAGGTCGACGAGCTCACCGACAGTCTCGTCGAGAACGCCGAATCGGTCGCGTCCGACCTCGACGGGGCGACCTTCGGGGAGTTCGACGTGGTGTTCGCGGCGCTGGACTACAACTACTCCTGGAAGATACACGCCGTCCGGCGGGTCCGGACCGAGCACCGGGATGTGCTCTCCGACGACGCCGTCGCCGCCCTCGACGACCTCGAAGACGTGCTGTCGCTGTTCGGCCCCGCCCGCGAGCACGTGAAGACGCTCTACTTCCAGTGGGAACTCGTCGACCTCTCGCGGGCCATCGCCTACGCCGCGGTGCCGGCGCTGGTCAGCACCACCGCGATGCTCGTCTTCTTCGACGCCGACGCGCCCCTGTTCGCGGGGCAGACCCTCGGTGTGAGCCACACGCTGGTCGTGCTGGCGGCGGCGGTCGCCATCGCGGTCGTCCCGTTCGCGCTCTTGCTCTCGTACGTGGCCCGCATCGCCACGGTGACGAAGCGGACGCTCTCCATCGGGCCGTTCATCCTGCGCGAGACCGACCGCGGGACCGACGACGGTGGGAACCGCTGACGCCGGGGCGTGGCTAGGCGGTAGCCCGGCGTATCGCTCGGCGTAACTCGTTCGCCCGTTCGGGGGTGCAGGGGCCGCGCGAGCGCCAGCGAACCGTCCCGTCGGCATCGAGAAGCAGGGCGTGAGCGCTGTCGACGCTCCGGATGCCCAGTGCGCGCTGGAACCGGGCGACGTCAACGTACAGCCGGATGGTCCGGGCCCGGCGCTCCGCGTCGGGCACCTCCTCGGACAGCCCGCCCGTGAGCCGCGACTTCGACACCCTGTGTCGGCGCGAGAGCGTGGGCAGTTCGTAGTACTCGAAGTCAGGGTAGCGGGCGGCGAGTGGGGCCGCCGCCGCCAGCCACGACTCGACGGCCGGCTGTTGCCATCGCTGGAACGAGACCACGACGAGCGTCGGGTCGCCCGCGAAGTCCGTCGGGAGGTCGAAGCGGACGCCTTCGAGGTTCTCGCCCGAGACCGACGGGAAGCGCATGCGTACCGATACGCGCCCGAGGGGGAGAAACCCGTCGTCGGCACCCTTTTCTCTCACCCCGGCAAGGTGTCGGCATGCGCCTGCTGTGTATCCATTCGGCCCGACTGGCCGTCGAGGCGGCAACCGCGGCCAGCGACGCGGCCGCGGTCCGCGGGCCACCCGACCCGGTGGAACTGTCGGACTGCCTCACCGTCGCCGTCACCGTCGAACCCGGTGACCTGACCGACGGGGTGGCCGCCCAGGCCGCCGCCGAGGTCCGGGAGACGGCCGACAAGCTCGCCGTCGACGCCCTCGCGCTCGTCCCCACGGAGCACCTGAGCGACCGCCCTGCCGACGACGAGGCCACGGACCGTGTGCTGGACGCGGTCGAGGCCGCCCTCACCGACGATTTCACCGTCGTTCGGGCCCCTCGCGACTGGTTCCTCGCGCTCGACCTCGAGACGAAGGGACACCCCTACGCGGCACAGTCGGTTCGCGTCACCGCGGCGGACGTCCCCGCGGAGGCACCCCCCGAGCATCGCGACTGGCTCCTCCTGACGCCCGATGGCGAACAGCACGAACCGCTGGCCGAGTCGGCGTCCCTCTCAGGGGCGCAGAAGGCCGTGATGAACGCCGGAGGCGAAGGTGCTCCCGGCAGCACCGGGTCGGAGCCGTCTGTCGACTCGCTCCTGTCCGACCATGGATTCGCGAGCGTCGACAGGGACACCCCTGACGGAATCCGGTATCTGCCACGGGGGGCACTGCTCCGGCGGTCGCTCCGCGACGTGGTCGAGGACCGCGCGGCTGCCGCCGGTGCGACACCGGTCGAGTCGGAAGCGGCAGCCGGACAGGCTCCCGGGACGGCGGGTGGCACGGGACGGGAACTCATCGAAGCCATGGACCGGTCGACCGTGGACGCCCCGGTGCGACTGTTCGAAGTGCAGACGAAGCCGACTGGCCGGGCATCGGGCTCCAACAGGCACCCCTTCCGACACCAGCGAACCGCGACGGTCCCGACACTCACCTCGCTGACACCAGGCGGTGACAGCGCCAGGGCGGAGTTCGAGACGCTGGCAAGGCTCACGGTCGACGTTCACGACGCCATCGGGCTCGACCCGGTCCTCACGGTCCGAACCTCGTCCGCGTTCTGGGAGCGGTCCCGGGACTGGCTGGTCGACCTCGTCCGCTCGCTCGACCGGCCAGCGCTGGTCGACCGCCGGCCCGAGACCCCCGACTGGACGGTCAGACTCGACCTCGCGGTCGCACCCGACGGGCGGGCACCGGTCGAGACCGGGACGGTCGCGCTCGAACCCGCGCCGGGCACAGGTGAGAACCGGGCACGCCTCCACTGCGAACCGGTCGGGAGCATCGAAGCGGTGACGGCAGCACTGCTGTCGCGGGCCGCCGCCATGGACCGGCCACGGCTCCCGACGTGGCTCGCGCCGACACAGGTCCGGTTCGTCCCCGTGGAGTCCGAGCATCTCGCGCACTGCGAGTCGCTGGCCGAGACGGTGGCGGCGGCCGGTATCCGGGTCGACGTGGACGACCGGACCGACGACACCGTCGGACGCCGCCTCTCGGCTGCGACCACCGACTGGGTTCCCTACCTCGCAGTCGTCGGTGACCAGGAGGCCGACGGGGACCAGCTGAAGGTACAGGTACGAGCGAACGGGACCGAGGTGGCCCTCACGGTCACGGAACTCGTCGAAGCCGTACAGGCGGCTGTGAGCGACACCCCCCGGAGCCGCTGGTCGCTCCCTCGCCGGTGCAGCCAGCAGCCGCGGTTCGCCGAGACTACCTGAGGCCGATACCGGGCACGTCGTCGAGGTCGATGGCCCCGCCAGGGCGGACCGGCCCGTCGTAGGGGTCCGCATCCGCTGCCAACAGGAGGGAACCGTCGAGGTCGACGTAGTCACACAGCGGCGCGAGCTGCCCGCCCGCGGAGATGGCCGCGTCGGACTCGATCATGCAGCCGAGCATGACCTCGAGCCCGTGAGCACGGGCGGTGTGAATCATCCGCCTGGCCTCGACCAGCCCACCGCACTTCATGAGCTTGAGGACGACCACGTCGGCCCGGTCGGCGACCCGGGGTACGTCGTCGAGTTCGACGCAGGATTCGTCGACGGCAACGGGCAGTGGGGAGTGTTCGTACACGTAGCGGAGCCCCTCGGGGTCCTCGGCGGACACCGGTTGCTCGACGAACTCCACGTCGTACTCGGCGAGCCACTCGGCGTTCCCGACCGCCTCCTTCGGCGTCCACGCCTCGTTGGCGTCGACCCGGATGGTCGCGTCGGGGGCGGCGTCGGCCACCGCGGCGATGCGGGCCCGGTCGTCGTCGGTGCCGACCTTCACCTTCAGGATGTCGTAGCCGTCGTCGGCCGCGCGGGCCGCCTTCTCACCCATCGTCTCCGGGTCGGCGATACCGACCGTGTAGGAGGTCTCGGGTGC from Haloarchaeobius sp. HME9146 harbors:
- a CDS encoding dipeptide epimerase, with the protein product MNVDVERVSLELAETFTISRGSQDVAENVLVRLSDGEHEGIGAAAPSVHYGETADTVEAVLEGLRPDLEAIDDPFQVAAIEADLRESIRGNPAARTAVSIALHDLVGKRTGLPLWQYWGLDPDEAPETSYTVGIADPETMGEKAARAADDGYDILKVKVGTDDDRARIAAVADAAPDATIRVDANEAWTPKEAVGNAEWLAEYDVEFVEQPVSAEDPEGLRYVYEHSPLPVAVDESCVELDDVPRVADRADVVVLKLMKCGGLVEARRMIHTARAHGLEVMLGCMIESDAAISAGGQLAPLCDYVDLDGSLLLAADADPYDGPVRPGGAIDLDDVPGIGLR
- a CDS encoding threonyl-tRNA synthetase editing domain-containing protein: MRLLCIHSARLAVEAATAASDAAAVRGPPDPVELSDCLTVAVTVEPGDLTDGVAAQAAAEVRETADKLAVDALALVPTEHLSDRPADDEATDRVLDAVEAALTDDFTVVRAPRDWFLALDLETKGHPYAAQSVRVTAADVPAEAPPEHRDWLLLTPDGEQHEPLAESASLSGAQKAVMNAGGEGAPGSTGSEPSVDSLLSDHGFASVDRDTPDGIRYLPRGALLRRSLRDVVEDRAAAAGATPVESEAAAGQAPGTAGGTGRELIEAMDRSTVDAPVRLFEVQTKPTGRASGSNRHPFRHQRTATVPTLTSLTPGGDSARAEFETLARLTVDVHDAIGLDPVLTVRTSSAFWERSRDWLVDLVRSLDRPALVDRRPETPDWTVRLDLAVAPDGRAPVETGTVALEPAPGTGENRARLHCEPVGSIEAVTAALLSRAAAMDRPRLPTWLAPTQVRFVPVESEHLAHCESLAETVAAAGIRVDVDDRTDDTVGRRLSAATTDWVPYLAVVGDQEADGDQLKVQVRANGTEVALTVTELVEAVQAAVSDTPRSRWSLPRRCSQQPRFAETT